From the Vanessa cardui chromosome 18, ilVanCard2.1, whole genome shotgun sequence genome, one window contains:
- the LOC124537225 gene encoding peroxisomal leader peptide-processing protease, with translation MGVEGVMVSYNYSEDGELANILTVSASGIKFSKRWVLTHGSILSPLKQANVIKYARGKPILNEEFYDNLPEIYVTCEKTKSKFPNVYEKVEKISRERSLDNEVDFEHSSYQVRVLTGRICHVWQCPVLDRCVDDILYSWTIGHRDGDVEKQTQLGKALLSVFVLVDLESDNRSLKTLRPLSELLDMVEAPPERGTSIQVHSTPFGCEVFLNAVTRGSVCGVVGKRPSLLLTDAATALGSEGGPVYTEGPTARLVGAVVCSVSWWRGEWVGLTLAAPLRAVLAAKLRVPPPPPPRAPPDPLYARILDSIDRSTLLVRCGNAWGAGVYLGRGHVLTCAHVVKHHASYKVSLYCQKVKETAIVQYKTKDDKAYDLALLFTNPDYWTHLTPAVFAEKPARKGESVLAAGYPYFNENNLEDLKPTVTSGHINNVSPSMIQTSCCVQSGFSGGPIFRITKELKVEVLATIVSNAKTETGASYPYINMAVPTQAFIRLVQHFILDRDENKLSAIENKKEMIQSQWRLLPYRSKI, from the exons ATGGGGGTCGAAGGAGTGATGGTCTCCTATAACTATTCAGAAGACGGTGAACTTGCGAACATCCTCACTGTATCAGCCTCGGGCATTAAATTCTCCAAGCGATGGGTCCTCACACATGGGTCGATACTATCTCCATTAAAACAAGCGAACGTTATAAAGTATGCTCGCGGCAAACCTATCCTGAACGAGGAGTTCTACGACAACCTTCCAGAGATATACGTTACGTGTGAAAAGACAAAATCTAAATTCCCAAATGTGTATGAAAAGGTTGAGAAAATCAGCAGGGAAAGGAGCTTGGACAATGAGGTCGACTTCGAACACAGTAGCTACCAAGTCAGAGTACTGACTGGAAG AATATGTCACGTCTGGCAATGTCCCGTATTAGACAGATGTGTGGACGACATCCTATACAGTTGGACCATCGGTCACAGGGATGGCGACGTGGAGAAACAGACTCAGCTCGGGAAGGCTTTGCTGTCCGTGTTCGTACTTGTGGACTTGGAGAGTGATAACCGAA GTCTTAAAACCCTCAGGCCGCTGTCAGAGCTCCTCGATATGGTCGAAGCGCCACCAGAGCGCGGAACCAGCATTCAAGTTCATTCAACACCGTTTGGTTGTGAg GTATTCCTAAACGCAGTGACCCGCGGATCAGTGTGCGGGGTGGTCGGTAAACGGCCGTCTCTCCTCCTAACAGACGCTGCTACAGCCCTCGGCTCCGAAGGGGGGCCCGTGTACACTGAAGGCCCAAC CGCGCGTCTGGTGGGCGCGGTGGTGTGCAGCGTGTCGTGGTGGCGCGGCGAGTGGGTGGGGCTGACGCTGGCGGCGCCGCTGCGCGCCGTGCTGGCCGCCAAGCTGCGCgtgccgccgccgccgccgccgcgcgcgccgcccgacCCGCTCTACGCCCGCATACTCG aCTCCATAGACCGCAGCACGCTGTTGGTGCGCTGCGGCAATGCGTGGGGCGCCGGCGTGTACCTCGGCCGCGGACACGTGCTCACCTGCGCGCACGTCGTCAAACAC CATGCATCCTATAAAGTTTCTCTGTACTGTCAAAAAGTAAAAGAAACCGCAATAGTACAATATAAGACGAAAGACGACAAGGCGTACGACCTGGCGTTGCTCTTCACAAACCCCGATTACTGGACACATCTCACGCCTGCAGTTTTTGCCGAGAAACCAGCTCGAAAAG gTGAATCAGTATTAGCAGCAGGCTACCCGTACTTCAACGAGAACAATCTAGAAGACCTGAAGCCGACCGTCACGAGCGGTCACATCAACAACGTGTCACCTTCGATGATACAAACCTCGTGCTGTGTACAATCAGGATTTAg TGGAGGGCCCATATTCCGCATTACGAAGGAGCTGAAGGTGGAAGTGCTGGCGACCATCGTCAGCAACGCGAAGACGGAGACGGGCGCCAGCTACCCGTATATCAACATGGCCGTGCCCACGCAGGCCTTTATACGGCTTGTGCAACACTTCATACTGGATAGGG atgAAAACAAGCTATCCGCGAtcgaaaacaaaaaagaaatgatCCAATCACAGTGGAGACTACTGCCTTATCGGTCGAAAATATGA
- the LOC124537159 gene encoding collagen alpha-1(VII) chain-like, with translation MLLVLFLCFKHTLACRSHTEIEAINNTKTKNFFGNSSTWGGWDPPEDDSSWKNWVNLWSSKNFTNDSSVMGQESESGWPQYWGNLEKNGGLPLPPWAILPLAYGKPQFCFLQPDRGECDKNLKRWGYNPTTNDCQMFEYSGCGGNDNNFRDKETCKKSCIDNSSTGCESQAKINFEEMIYD, from the exons atgttattagtattatttttatgcttCAAACATACTTTAGCATGTAGATCGCACACGGAAATTGAGGCCATTAATAATACCAAAACTAAAAATTTTTTTGGTAACAGCAGTACCTGGGGTGGGTGGGATCCACCAGAGGACGATAGTAGTTGGAAAAATTGGGTTAATTTATGGAGTTCGAAAAACTTTACAAATGATAGCTCAGTGATGGGACAAGAGTCAGAATCGGGCTGGCCTCAATATTGGGGCA ATCTAGAAAAAAATGGAGGCTTACCTCTACCCCCTTGGGCGATTTTGCCATTAGCTTATGGCAAGCCACAGTTCTGTTTCTTACAACCGGATAGGGGTGAAtgtgataaaaatttaaaaag atggggTTACAATCCTACTACAAACGATTGTCAAATGTTTGAATACAGCGGCTGTGGCGGGAATGATAACAATTTTAGAGATAAAGAAACCTGCAAGAAGTCGTGTATTGATAATTCTTCTACCGGCTGTGAAAGTCAAGCGAAGATTAATTTTGAAGAAATGATATATGACTAA